TGCAAAAAAATTTTATTGCGAACTCGACGCAATTGAACATCAAAGGAATAACCCCATTTATCAACAATGAGTTGGTGCAATTCTTGTCCCGTCATAGAAAAGCCTAGAAATGAACTTGACTTAGAATATATCGCAAGCGGTCATAATCATCTTTGAGTAAAGTGCTTAGTTTTCGCCCTGCTTGTACTAGCCAGTCTCTATCCGCTTGACGCAAGCGATAAATTTCCCTTAATACTGCTGCCACTAGAGAATCAACAGGAACACTTCTCACATCTAATAGGGTGCGTAAAAAATCTAACTCCTCGGTAAACTGAATAATCTCCTCTTGCTCACAATAATAAACCCCTTGATGAATTTGTGGGGGACGGGGAGGAAGATATTGATAGCATCGTTTCCCTCCATAGCCATTACTACTGGCTTCTGGCGTGAGAAAGCCCAAAATTGTCACCCGAAACTCGGTTTTTAACATAGCGAAAATTTGCGGCTGTTCTTCCCGTAATTGGCTTAATGACAGTCCTAATGCACGGGCGCGATGAACCGAGTCTATAGGAGTCGTGGTAGCATAGGTAACTACTGCTAAGACTTCATTTCCCGATTCTTCATCGTAAGATTTTACCCAACTGCCGAAAGGAGGCATAACAGGAAAGGATAAGTCTTCGGGTTCTAAACATTGGGCAAGAAACTCAGTAGTTGTCGTTTCTATTACCTCAGCGAAATGATTGGGGTGTAGGTTTTCCGTCGAAAATTGCGGAAGGGGAATACGCATGAATGATCTAGAACATCAATTTTACTTCTTCTTCCCTTTGCGAGGCGTAACCTCTTCTAGTTCTGATAATTTGAAAGTTACCAGTTTATCCCAGTTTCCGCCTTCAAATAACACGGCGGCGTTATCGTCGGTAATTCTTTGTACTAGCCCTTCAAAGCGATAGTAGGTGTCATCTACGTTGGTGACTTTAACTTTTTTTCCGGGTAAAATCATCTTACTTCTCTTCAGCTTGATGGTGAGATCAATTCATACTTTAGCAAAATTCCCCATCTTTAACTAGCTGTTTCCCTCTAAAAATAGGCATTAAAAAAACAATGGGAGGAGTTTCCCACCCATTGCTAGGAATGAAACATTAGATTAAACAGTTTGGGCTTCGGTTAAGCCTGGGAAGGATACTTGTGTTCCTCCTAACCCACAATAGCCACGAGGATTTTTCGCTAAGTATTGTTGATGGTAGTCTTCTGCATAATAAAATTCTGGAGCTTCTATAATTTCTGTGGTGATATTCCCATAGCCTTTTTCCATTAAGGCTTTCTGATAAACGTTTTTAGATGCTTCTGCTAACTTATGTTGTTGGTTGTTATACACATAAATTCCAGACCGATATTGTGTTCCGACATCATTTCCTTGACGCATTCCTTGAGTCGGATCATGGTTTTCCCAGAAGGTTTTTAATAAGGTTTCATAACTAATTTTTTCAGGGTCATATACAACACGCACGACTTCATTGTGTCCAGTCATCCCTGTACAAACTTCTTGGTAGGTGGGGTTAGGGGTAATTCCTCCTGCATAACCCACGGCGGTGCTATAAACTCCCGATAATTGCCAAAATACTCTTTCTGCACCCCAAAAACAACCCATGCCAAATAAGGCGAGTTCTGTTCCTTCAGGAAAAGGCGGTTGAATGGGATTGCCATTAACGTAATGATGATTGGTAATGGGCATTGTTTCTTCGCGCCCAGGGAGAGCTTCTTCTGGTGTGGGAAGACTTAACTTTTTACCAAAACCGAATAAACCCATGGTTTTATTTATAATTGAATTATTGTTTGCATATCTATTGTGGCTTATATTTCGGTTGTTCTTCTCTCCCTTAAAGTAGGTTTTTGTCATTGGTCATTAGTCATTAGTCATTGGTTATTGGTTTACAAACAACCAAGGACAAAAAATTAAGAATGTACCTCATAGGAGTGAAAACTGCTATACTCCCTAATTACTCGATGGATAAATAGATGGAAAGAATCGACATTGAAATTACTCTGTCTTAGTAATGGTCACGGTGAAGATGTTATTGCTGTTCAAATTATCAAAGCCCTATATCAGCAAACAGACCAGATAGAGGTTGTTGCTCTGCCAATTGTGGGGGAGGGGATTGCTTATCAGAAATCGCGCATTCCAATTATTGCCCCAGTTAAAAAAATGCCCTCAGGAGGCTTTGTCTATATGGAAGCCCGAGAGTTATGGCGAGACCTTCAGGGGGGCTTAGTCGGGTTAACTTTGGCGCAGTTAAAGGCAGTTCAACGTTGGGGGAAACAAGGAGGAATGATTCTGGCAGTGGGCGATATTGTTCCCTTGCTTTTTGCTTGGCTGAGTCAGACTAATTATGTGTTTGTGGGAACAGCAAAGTCTGAGTATTATCTACAGGATGAAGTGGGCTGGTTACCCCAAACTTCTTTCTTACAACGGAAATTAGGCTCGGTGTATCTCCCATGGGAACGTTGTTTAATGAAAAATCGCCGTTGTTTGGGGGTGTTTCCTCGGGACAGTTTAACCACTCATCAGTTACAACAATTTGGGGTTCGGGCGCATGATTTTGGGAATCCGATGATGGACGGGTTATTTCCTGAAGTGCCTATTGTCGAAGAGAGAGAAGAAGCGCGATCGCTGCGTATTTTACTATTACCTGGGTCTCGTTCCCCTGAAGCCGAGAGAAATTGGGAACTCATTTTAGAAGCCGTGGAAAGTATTATCGCCCGAGAAAAGAAACGTCGGTTGTGTTTTTTAAGCGCGATCGCGCCTAGCCTAGATTTAAATCCATTTTGTGAGCGATTACAAGCCCAAGGCTGGCAACAAAATACAACAAATTCTCTTTCCACTCCCGTGCAAGACAAACAAGGCTTAGAATTTCAAAAAGGCGTTACCCGACTCCTTCTCACCCAAACGGCTTATCATAGTTGCTTACTCTCTGCTGATTTAGCTGTTGCTATGGCTGGAACCGCTACAGAACAATTTGTGGGCTTAGGGAAGCCTGTCATTACTTTTCCCGGAGAAGGGCCCCAATATACCCCTGCTTTTGCTGAAGCCCAAACCCGTTTACTCGGAGCATCCGTCATTCTCGTAAAAAAACCATCTCAAGCGGCTACCGTTTTACATGAATTATTCAGCGATCCAGATCGGTTACAATTAATTGCAGATAATGGCAAGCGTCGGATGGGAGAAGCGGGAGCATCTTCTCAGATTGCTGAGTATTTAGTGAATCAAATTTAAAACATTCATCTCCTAAACAAGCCACAGTGGCAACAAAATTATCTGTTAATGCTAAAGATAATAAAGTAACAGGTTGATTAGAATAACTCACTTCCACTTGCTTAGAATGAGATGAAGACACCATGACCTCTATATTTTCTAATCCCGCTAATCCTTCTCCCGTTGCTTTCAAGTAAGCCTCTTTTGCTGTCCAAAATTGAAAAAATGTTTCTATTTGTTCGGGTGACGATAAAGATTCTAAATAAGACGCTTCTTTCTCAGTAAAAAAACGTTTTGCCAAAGAAAGAACATTAGAAACAGGACGCATTAACTCCACATCAATGCCAATTTCATAATCAGAATAAGCAAAGGCATATAACCCTAAATTATGAGAATGAGAGACATTAAATTGTAGGGGAGGAGAAGTATTATTTTCGGTTAATATAGGCTTACCGCGATCGCGATAGGTAAACTCAACTTTTTGTGGTTCTAAATTAAGATAGTTTCCAATCAAATACCGTAAAATCCCCCGTCCCGCTATAAAACGAGTTTGATGCTCTGGCTTAACCAAACGACTCGCCCGTTCTTTTTCTTCTTGATTTAAAACAGACCAGTATTGTTTTTCCAGTTGCGGACAAATATCTAAATTCGCTTTCCAGATATCAATGATTTTGTTATTTTTTATTTTTGTACAAAGGACGAAGGACTAACAACAAAGGACAAAATTATTTTAACAATCATTGCCTGAATTTCGGTAATAAAAACCCCCCTCATAGCGAGAAGGGGGAATTCATTAGATGAAAGATTTCAATCTAATTTATACAGCAGCCGTTGCTTTGAGAGCTTGTTTTAAGGCTTCTGCTTTATCGGTACGTTCCCAAGGAAGATCAAGGTCAGGTCGTCCAAAGTGACCATAAGCCGCAGTATCTTGATAGAAACGTCCATTACGCTGTTTGGGAAGAGATTGCATATCAAATGCTTGAATAATTCCCGCAGGACGAAGTTCAAAGTTTTGGCGAATCACTTCTAGTAACTTGTCTTCATCAACTTTACCAGTGCCGAAAGTATCAACAAAGACACTGGTGGGACGGGCTACCCCAATTGCGTAACTCAGTTGAACTTCGCATTTATCCGCCAAGCCTGCTGCCACAATGTTTTTCGCAACATAACGGCTAGCATAAGCAGCACTGCGGTCAACTTTTGTTGGATCTTTACCAGAGAAAGCACCACCGCCATGACGAGAATAACCACCGTAGGTATCTACGATAATTTTCCGTCCAGTTAAACCAGCGTCTCCCTGTGGTCCACCGACAACAAATTTACCTGTGGGGTTCATTAAGTATTTGGTGTTGTCATCAGGCTTGATGTCGATATCTTCAAAGATAGGAAGGACAACTTCTTTCCAGAGATCCGCTTTGATTTTATCGTGAACAGCTTTTTCATCAGTGCTACCACCAACTTCGGGATCATGCTGGGTTGAAAGCAAGATGGTGTCAATACGAACGGGCTTACCATCTTCGTAAGCCACACTGACTTGGCTTTTTCCATCAGGACGAAGATAGCCAAGAGTTCCATTTTTACGAACTTTCGCTAACTGGCGAGTGAGACGGTGAGACAAGCTAATGGGTAATGGCATTAATTCTGGGGTTTCGTTGCAAGCATAACCAAACATTAAGCCTTGGTCACCGGCTCCAATTTGATCCAGTTCATCATTACTCAGTTCGCGACTTTCTTGGGCGCTTGTTACCCCTTGAGAAATGTCAGGGGATTGTTCATCAAGGGCAATGAGAACAGAACAGCTATCAGCAGAGAAGCCATTATCTGCATCAGTGTAACCGATTTCTTTGATTTTATCCCGTACTAAGTTTACGAAGTTCACCTGCGTTTTGGAGGTAATTTCCCCTGTCACCAGCACTAACCCCGTGTTGACAACAACCTCCGCTGCTACACGGCTTTTGTCGTCTCCAGCGAGTAATGCGTCAAGAATTGTATCGGAAATCTGGTCACAAACTTTATCAGGATGACCTTCTGTCACCGATTCAGAACTAAAAATATACTTACTAGACAAGGTGATTTTTCCTCCTATATCGAAATTCAACAGTATCTCAGTAACCAATAGAGGCTACGACTGCGGTTCATAACTTGAGTGCTAAGAACCTTTACTTTAGATTTTTCACTTACTTATCCATAGACACTATACCAGATAGTCAGCAAAGAGTCATATTTTGATCTAATTTCAGCTACTTTTGATACTGATAAGGAAAAGCTGTGACTTTTTACAATTGGGATCATGCCCTTTTGTAAACTCAGGTCGAGTTACCATAATAAGGTTGTGTTGGATTTATAAAGTTACATGATTGAACGTTATACTCTCCCTGCTATGGGGGAACTCTGGACAAATGAAGCAAAATTAAAAACTTGGTTACAGGTGGAGGTAGCAGTTTGTGAAGCGCAAGCAGAACTTGGTTATATTCCCGACTCAGCATTAGCCGAAATTAAGGAGAAAGCAGATTTTGATCCGCAGCGAGTGCTGGAAATTGAATCAGAAGTTCGTCATGATGTCATTGCATTTTTAACAAATGTTAATGAATATGTGGGTGAAGCAGGACGTTATATCCATCTGGGTTTAACCAGTTCCGATGTGCTCGATACTGCCCTAGCTTTACAGTTAGTGGCAAGTCTGAATTTGATTTTAGAAGAGTTGGAAGCCCTCGCTCAAGCTATTCGCTATCAGGCGCAACAACATCGTTATACAGTGATGGTGGGACGGTCTCATGGCATCCATGCTGAACCCATTACTTTCGGATTTAAATTAGCTGGTTGGTTAGCCGAGATCTTCCGTCATCGCGATCGCGCTGTTCATCTTCGCAATGAAATTGCGGTAGGGAAAATTTCGGGAGCAGTGGGCACTTATGCCAATATTGATCCAAGAGTAGAAGCCCTAGCTTGTGAGAAACTCGGTTTAAAACCTGACACTGCCTCGACACAGGTGATATCGCGCGATCGTCATGGACATTTTTTGCAACAACTTGCCCTTTTAACTGCCTCCATTGAACGTTTTGCTGTCGAAATTCGTAATCTTCAGCGCACTGATGTCTTAGAAGTGGAAGAATATTTTTCTAAAGGACAAAAAGGTTCTTCGGCAATGCCCCACAAACGCAATCCTATCCGTTCAGAACGTTTAACTGGATTAGCACGAATTGTACGGGGTAACGCCATGACTGCCCTAGAAAATGTTGCTTTATGGCATGAGAGAGATATTTCCCACAGTTCTGCGGAGCGAGTAATTCTTCCAGACAGTTGCATTCTTACCCATTTTATGATTAATGAAATTACCCAGTTAGTCAAAAATTTGTTCGTTTATCCCGAAAACATGAAGCGTAATATGAACGTTTATGGAGGGGTAATTTTCAGTCAACGAGTATTATTAACCCTTGTGGAAAAAGGGATGAATCGGGAGGAAGCCTATCAAATCGTGCAAAGTTGCGCCCATCAAGCCTGGAACCAACCCAATGGAAACTTTTATCAATTAATCTGTGAAGAGCCTACCGTGCAGAAAACCCTATCTTCTGAGGAAATAGAAAGCTGTTTTGATCCCCAGCACCACTTACAAAACCTAGATACTATTTATCAACGTCTAGGAATTTAAAAATAAAAGCTAAGGGGAAAGTCTCGTTAAAGCTGAGATTCCCCTCATTTGCTCGCCATTTTTAATTTACAGGTTCTAATTGATCTAGGCGAAGCCAAACTCCAGGAGTTGCTACATAGAACTTAACAAAAGCATAATCCCCCTCTGTTTCTAAAACTTCTCCTTTGCTTTCAAATAAATAGGAAGGAAACCGATTATCACTTGCCATTGCTTCCACGCTATTTTCTAACTTCTCTCGTACTACGTGAACTAAAGCCCCTTTCTTTACTTTTCCTGCCATAACTAAATTAATGATTTTGTCAATATATCTGATCTGATGCTAATTGTGCCATATTTTAGTTAGGAGTTAAAAAAAACAATAGTAAAAATTCCCATGATGGTAGGGGTTACTCATACTGATTGTGAGAAAGCTTGGGCAACCGAAAATATCGCGATCGCGCCCTCAATACAAAATCAATTTTAACCGTACAACTTAATTCCCACATATACAAATAATTTTGCTTAACTACTTAGCAAGCTCCCTGTTTAGTGATAACAATTTTAATTGTCTTTAAAATTAGCTGTAAGTCATAAACTAGAGACCACTTTTGCTGATAAGCAATATCCATTTTGACAATTTCTTCAAAGTCTTTCACAATAGAACGTCCGTTAACTTGCCATTCTCCAGTTAAGCCTGGTTTAACCTTGAGTCGTTGGAAATGATGAGGCAAATACTGAGATACTTCATCGGGAGTAGGAGGTCGTGTTCCGACTAAGCTCATATCTCCTTTTAAGACATTTAAAAACTGAGGTAGTTCATCCAAACTCGTTCGTCGTAAAAATTTTCCTACCCTTGTCACACGAGGGTCATGTTCATTTTTAAATATAAATCCTTCTGCCTGATTAGTCACTAAGCCTTTCATTTTTTCTGCATCTGTGATCATTGATCGAAACTTCCAAATCCGAAATGGTCTTCCGTAAAGCCCTATTCTGGTTTGTGTAAAAAAAATTGGTCCTGGATCATCAATATAAATAAGAAAGGCAATTAATGGATACAGAGTTAGTGTGACTATTAGTCCTACTAAAGCACCCAAAATATCTATGATACGTTTTGCTTTACTGTTAACAGAAGGTAAGTGATAAAACATTGTTATCTTTATTTGCTTTTATTAGTAATTTTTTTGTTAATTACGTTAATTACCAAAAATGTTGAAATCGCTAGGTCGATTAGTTTTATTGTCAGCTAAAAAAATTAGAAAATTTTGATGAGACATACCAATAACTTTTAACCATCTCCTTCGCTTAATTCTTTGGTAAAGATTTAGTTGATTTTTCTTGAATGGTTCAGTTTCAATTTGAATTTGATCAAAGTTAATGACTCTTTGGAATATAATTTTTTTTCTAAACTTTTCCCAAGCTAAATGATTTGGCCAAATTAATGAAGTAACAGGATGAGCAAAAAGTTTTAATAAACTAATCAACATTCGTAGATATAGTTTATGATCCAAATAATTAGCAGAGTCTGCTTCTAGAGCCTTATATAACCAGAACAATGTTTTATCATGATGATCGCTCCCTTGACTTTGTCCAGC
This window of the Euhalothece natronophila Z-M001 genome carries:
- the ndhO gene encoding NAD(P)H-quinone oxidoreductase subunit O, whose product is MAGKVKKGALVHVVREKLENSVEAMASDNRFPSYLFESKGEVLETEGDYAFVKFYVATPGVWLRLDQLEPVN
- a CDS encoding 4'-phosphopantetheinyl transferase family protein, with translation MVKPEHQTRFIAGRGILRYLIGNYLNLEPQKVEFTYRDRGKPILTENNTSPPLQFNVSHSHNLGLYAFAYSDYEIGIDVELMRPVSNVLSLAKRFFTEKEASYLESLSSPEQIETFFQFWTAKEAYLKATGEGLAGLENIEVMVSSSHSKQVEVSYSNQPVTLLSLALTDNFVATVACLGDECFKFDSLNTQQSEKMLPLLPSDACHYLQLIVTDLDR
- a CDS encoding HAS-barrel domain-containing protein, with amino-acid sequence MRIPLPQFSTENLHPNHFAEVIETTTTEFLAQCLEPEDLSFPVMPPFGSWVKSYDEESGNEVLAVVTYATTTPIDSVHRARALGLSLSQLREEQPQIFAMLKTEFRVTILGFLTPEASSNGYGGKRCYQYLPPRPPQIHQGVYYCEQEEIIQFTEELDFLRTLLDVRSVPVDSLVAAVLREIYRLRQADRDWLVQAGRKLSTLLKDDYDRLRYILSQVHF
- the metK gene encoding methionine adenosyltransferase; translation: MSSKYIFSSESVTEGHPDKVCDQISDTILDALLAGDDKSRVAAEVVVNTGLVLVTGEITSKTQVNFVNLVRDKIKEIGYTDADNGFSADSCSVLIALDEQSPDISQGVTSAQESRELSNDELDQIGAGDQGLMFGYACNETPELMPLPISLSHRLTRQLAKVRKNGTLGYLRPDGKSQVSVAYEDGKPVRIDTILLSTQHDPEVGGSTDEKAVHDKIKADLWKEVVLPIFEDIDIKPDDNTKYLMNPTGKFVVGGPQGDAGLTGRKIIVDTYGGYSRHGGGAFSGKDPTKVDRSAAYASRYVAKNIVAAGLADKCEVQLSYAIGVARPTSVFVDTFGTGKVDEDKLLEVIRQNFELRPAGIIQAFDMQSLPKQRNGRFYQDTAAYGHFGRPDLDLPWERTDKAEALKQALKATAAV
- a CDS encoding lipid-A-disaccharide synthase-related protein; this encodes MKLLCLSNGHGEDVIAVQIIKALYQQTDQIEVVALPIVGEGIAYQKSRIPIIAPVKKMPSGGFVYMEARELWRDLQGGLVGLTLAQLKAVQRWGKQGGMILAVGDIVPLLFAWLSQTNYVFVGTAKSEYYLQDEVGWLPQTSFLQRKLGSVYLPWERCLMKNRRCLGVFPRDSLTTHQLQQFGVRAHDFGNPMMDGLFPEVPIVEEREEARSLRILLLPGSRSPEAERNWELILEAVESIIAREKKRRLCFLSAIAPSLDLNPFCERLQAQGWQQNTTNSLSTPVQDKQGLEFQKGVTRLLLTQTAYHSCLLSADLAVAMAGTATEQFVGLGKPVITFPGEGPQYTPAFAEAQTRLLGASVILVKKPSQAATVLHELFSDPDRLQLIADNGKRRMGEAGASSQIAEYLVNQI
- a CDS encoding NAD(P)H dehydrogenase subunit NdhS, with amino-acid sequence MILPGKKVKVTNVDDTYYRFEGLVQRITDDNAAVLFEGGNWDKLVTFKLSELEEVTPRKGKKK
- the purB gene encoding adenylosuccinate lyase, with amino-acid sequence MIERYTLPAMGELWTNEAKLKTWLQVEVAVCEAQAELGYIPDSALAEIKEKADFDPQRVLEIESEVRHDVIAFLTNVNEYVGEAGRYIHLGLTSSDVLDTALALQLVASLNLILEELEALAQAIRYQAQQHRYTVMVGRSHGIHAEPITFGFKLAGWLAEIFRHRDRAVHLRNEIAVGKISGAVGTYANIDPRVEALACEKLGLKPDTASTQVISRDRHGHFLQQLALLTASIERFAVEIRNLQRTDVLEVEEYFSKGQKGSSAMPHKRNPIRSERLTGLARIVRGNAMTALENVALWHERDISHSSAERVILPDSCILTHFMINEITQLVKNLFVYPENMKRNMNVYGGVIFSQRVLLTLVEKGMNREEAYQIVQSCAHQAWNQPNGNFYQLICEEPTVQKTLSSEEIESCFDPQHHLQNLDTIYQRLGI
- the msrA gene encoding peptide-methionine (S)-S-oxide reductase MsrA, coding for MGLFGFGKKLSLPTPEEALPGREETMPITNHHYVNGNPIQPPFPEGTELALFGMGCFWGAERVFWQLSGVYSTAVGYAGGITPNPTYQEVCTGMTGHNEVVRVVYDPEKISYETLLKTFWENHDPTQGMRQGNDVGTQYRSGIYVYNNQQHKLAEASKNVYQKALMEKGYGNITTEIIEAPEFYYAEDYHQQYLAKNPRGYCGLGGTQVSFPGLTEAQTV